TCACATATTGACAGTGTTAAATCAGGGGATAAGAAAGGAAGAGGGATTGACgtgttctttcatttcttttgatGCTTGGTCTTGGTTCCAGGTTGGCCTTAATTAGGAGAAGAGCCATCTACTATCTATTCTCTCATTTCTTTAATTCTCTTTGTAATATATAGTCCCAAACTCCCAATACTGATTTGAATCTGAATAGATTTTCTCTCTATTTGATTTGAAGATACAAATGAATTCATATAGCTCCTCCCACAAGCAGAAGGGCACAAGACTATTGATAACAAAACAGAATCGTCATTGACTTACAATACACAACAAGGCAGATATGTTAACAAATTGTATTAATTAGTGGCTTGTTTACTTGGTTTACATGTTGCTGGTGCAGATCATCATCAATATAATACATATCCTTTTCAGTTCAGATCTCATCCTTATGTTGATTGATATTCTATTAGCTCAAAATAAGcaaatcataatttttttttcatctcaTTTCCTATTTTAAATGCAATGCTATCTATAAATTCACAGATTTggtgaaaactgaaaagtcaaaTACTTTTAGCATTACAAACTAAATTGAttctcatctttttctttttctagatcaCCTTACCTAATTGGTGAAACCCAAGATTTCTAAAATGGCTTAAACACCCACAGATATGCCATCCACTACTTACCCTCGTTAGTTTTCACATCAATGAGCTCTATAAACCCAGTAGCTTGAATTGGATGAACATGGTGGTAAGGACATcaatttttatgaaattaacAATACAAATATCAGATTCTCTATGTAccgtttcaactttcaagttaAAACTTCGATATACAAAAATATACATGAGTAAAAATGTAACCATAAATATAATTGTTCTCGTTTAATTTAATTTACGGAGCCTTGCAATTATTATATCACAGTACTCATTACCTAATTCAACAATATACATTAAATTTGGTGCCAAATTATCTGGTCCTCCCAAAAAACTAACAAAGCTTTACACTTGGAGCTTTATACACAATCAACGAATCACCCTTTTTCAgattgtgttgcccaaacgaaTCACCCTTTTTCATGACTAACCACGTTTGGgtaacacaagggggagtgtttaagtaaatccagattgtgtctggcctaaactctaggtttCTTGCTTTagtagagataatctcggagaatcttagtaggtatccaatcaatgtacgattacgtttccatgtacaactctatctctatgcttgtaatcctctatataaagaggctcatattatcaatgaaagcacaacaaATTCTTTCTCAAATATCAATTTCCTAAAATAGCTCTTACATTATTTCAAGAATTCAATGGTTAATTTTCAGTCAAtcttaattaagccaattctatAGGAATGATTAAATTTTTGAATGACCCAAAATGCccttaaacaaaaattaattaaataaactaTTGATAGGTGAGGAAACAATAGTAATTCAATAATTTAGATTAAATGATAATAAAGGTAAATGTATTATCTCCATAAAAAAGGAACAAGTTTCCCGCATAAATAGGAAATGTCCTTAACAAACTGtttaaaacaattttttttttcttagagaacaaaaaaaatgtcaatTGACATGTGTGAAGTATATGTTAAGGAACTAGTATAAGATGGAATGTAAATCCACCAATTTTTATGCAATGGACCGCAGCTTTTATATCCAACACCTGGGCAATGCATCTTAGTTATTTAACCAAACAAATGTGGTTCAAACAAAGATAATATATTACAATCACCATATTACATAAAATTTGCACATGTTAAGGAACTAGTATAAGAAGGAATGTTAATCCACCAATTTTTATGGAATGGACCGCAGCTTTTATATCCAACACCTAGGCAATGCATCTTAGCTATTTAACCAAACAAATGTGATTCAAACAAAGATAATATAGTACAATCACCATATTACATAATAGACTAAGACAACGATATGCTCGCACTCCACAATATTTATAGTactaggtaaaaaaaaaaaattcaaaaatagaaaacaaaaacaaaagcacgCACCACCAACAACAACCACGACTAGACCATGATTGAATTAAAATGTGAAGATAGAAGCCAAAAGACGCCCGAGTAAGGCTCAGACATTATAGAGTCCAACAACATTTGAACCAATTCAACGCCTTACGTTTACGTAGACGTGTCTTCTATGATTACCAAATCTCTGCTCCAACTGAGGGAATATCTTGAACAGAATACTACGCATAGTTCTGTAATACCATTTCCTCCAActtttgcaaaacaaaagtgACCCGATGacaattccaaacccacatGTAAATCCAATTTCAACACAGATAACATCCCAATCAATCTCATCTCCAGAATTGGGATGACTTGAGCTTCCATTTGAAATTGGTGGTGGCAATACTGCATCCACTGTCAAAGGAGGCCCCCATAATCCTTTGTTACCTTCGAAGGAGGTATTTGGAAATGTTGAAATTTGAGTGCTGGTTGGGATCTTCCCGACCAGTTCATTATTTGAGAGATCCAAGAATGCAAGGAAAGTTAGATTTGCAAACTGTGGGGGAATTTGGCCGCTTAAGTGGTTCTTTGAGAGATCTAAGGACTCCAGCTGTCGCATCTTACCAAATGATGATGGGATTTTTCCGGTGAAAGTATTACCGGATAAATTGAGGACATATAGTGATTTCAACTCTCCGATTTCCTCAGGTATTGATCCGTTGAATTTGTTGGAGGAGTAGTCAATCAAGGTGAATATAGTTAGAATCCTAACCACATCCAACTCTAAACCTTTGATGGTAGTCGTAATTGCATCTCTATAATAAATGATAAAATACGAACCACCACCTCTACTATGCGTTTTCATATTCCTACTCGTCGGATAATAAGAATATTCAACGTTAGTTCTAGAATCATCGTCATTAGACACCATAGCATGCCATGACAGAGACATTCTTCCTGGCATATCACCACTGAAGTTGTTATGAGCTAAATCTATTATTTGAAGCACAGGCCAGGTGTCATTGGTCTTGGGACATCCAATGCTTCCATAAAACTTGTTGGACTGGAGAACAAGGACACGCAAGGTGGATATGCTCATTAAAACGCATGGAAAAGTATCAGTTATGTTATTATTTCCAATGTCTAAAACCTTTAACCTTGAGCAGTTGACAAGAGATTTCGGAAATCGACCTTGTATCTGATTGTTGCTGAGGTCGAGAGTTTGTAGCCGAGAACCGTTGAGAAAATTATCCGGAATTGTGCCACTCAAGTTGTTTCTCCCCAAATCAATGACTGAAAGCGAAAATAATTGAGTCAAGCATTGGGGAATGTTTCCACTCAAGGTATTATTGGACAGATCAAGAACCTCAACCCTTAGATTGCATATTGATTTTGGAATGGCCCCGTGAAAGTTATTGCTTGAAAGAGAAAGGTAAAACCCATTAGCCAATAAGTCATCAAAGTCAATCATGAAGTCACCAATGTCAGTCGGTATACTAGAGCTAAAATTATTTCTTGAATAATCTAGATAACTACTAGTTAAGAACAAGGGGAAATGTCCCTGAAGTTGGTTTGAATGAAGATCAACCGATGACAGAACATAGGTAGAATTAACTAGAGGAGCTTCTAAACTTTCCAAGGAGTTACAAGAAAGATTTAGTTTTTGAAGAgaatccaaaatccaaatccaattgGGTATCTGTCCTTGAATCTGGTTGTCTGAGAGGTCCAAGTCGGTTAAATGGGATTGATTTCTCAAGAAGTCTGGGAATGTTGTCAACTTGTTAGAAGCTAATCCCAAATAATCAAGCTGAAGGAAGGAATATGAGGAATGGATATCTTGAAGCTTGTTGGAACGAAGGTCCAGAGAAGATAAAGCAGAAGTGGAATTTGGAAGAGGAGCTTCAAGACTTGCCAAGGAGTTGCCAGAAAGATCAAGGGAGAGAGGAGATTTGAGACTCAATATCCAATTAGGTATCTCGCCTTGAATCTGATTGTTTGAAAGGTCCAAGAAGTAGAATAATATGGACTGATTTCTCAAGAAAGGGAAGCCATTGAAGTTGTTTGAAGAAAGTTGGAGAGACGTAAGCCCTTGAAGATTGAAGATAGATGTTGGTATTTGTCCTTCCAAATTGTTGTTTTCCAAATCAAGGGTGTCAAGCAAGTGTGAAGAGGTATTGGAAAATTCAGGGACTTGACCCGAGAACCGATTGTGGGATAGTGTTAATCTTTCCAGTTTGGGAAGAGAAACAACAGATGAAGGAATAGTCCCATAGAGTTGATTATTGCTCAAATCGAGGGTTTCTAGATTAACAAGGGTTTCCCAGTGAATAGAACTAATGGGACTATTAAATATGTTCCCTGACATGTCCAGGTAAGCCAATTGTGTGAGGTTTTCAATCGACTTGGGAACTGATCCAGTGAAATTGCATTTTGAAATATCTATGCTTGACAACATTTTAAGATTTCCAATAGAGTTGGGTAGGTCACCTGAAAAACTTACCCCATCTACAATTAAGGATCGAAGAGACCCATTGTTTGGAAATTCTGGAAATGAACCATTaagatcaaaattttcaaaaaggtGAA
Above is a genomic segment from Rosa chinensis cultivar Old Blush chromosome 3, RchiOBHm-V2, whole genome shotgun sequence containing:
- the LOC112191801 gene encoding receptor-like protein 7, translating into MPTLFLYFFLFLFTTTVTKLIPTVHSNCIEAHRQSLLHFKQSLVLFDSSKSSKLITWNSSTECCSWLGVTCSTNGSVVGLDISNESISCYIDNSSSLFQLQHLQSLNLADNDFRSSSIPPAIGKLTELRYLNLRDASFSGVIPIEISRLTRLITLDLSRNGYHSLEVENPNLSMLIQNLTELTELYLDLVWMRGLGSDWCEAISSSLPKLRVLSFSEGDLSGPICESLAKLQSLYEIDLSSNSFYAPVPRVFANFSNLTYLSLYNSNLLGTFPKEIFQIPSLQTIHLFENFDLNGSFPEFPNNGSLRSLIVDGVSFSGDLPNSIGNLKMLSSIDISKCNFTGSVPKSIENLTQLAYLDMSGNIFNSPISSIHWETLVNLETLDLSNNQLYGTIPSSVVSLPKLERLTLSHNRFSGQVPEFSNTSSHLLDTLDLENNNLEGQIPTSIFNLQGLTSLQLSSNNFNGFPFLRNQSILFYFLDLSNNQIQGEIPNWILSLKSPLSLDLSGNSLASLEAPLPNSTSALSSLDLRSNKLQDIHSSYSFLQLDYLGLASNKLTTFPDFLRNQSHLTDLDLSDNQIQGQIPNWIWILDSLQKLNLSCNSLESLEAPLVNSTYVLSSVDLHSNQLQGHFPLFLTSSYLDYSRNNFSSSIPTDIGDFMIDFDDLLANGFYLSLSSNNFHGAIPKSICNLRVEVLDLSNNTLSGNIPQCLTQLFSLSVIDLGRNNLSGTIPDNFLNGSRLQTLDLSNNQIQGRFPKSLVNCSRLKVLDIGNNNITDTFPCVLMSISTLRVLVLQSNKFYGSIGCPKTNDTWPVLQIIDLAHNNFSGDMPGRMSLSWHAMVSNDDDSRTNVEYSYYPTSRNMKTHSRGGGSYFIIYYRDAITTTIKGLELDVVRILTIFTLIDYSSNKFNGSIPEEIGELKSLYVLNLSGNTFTGKIPSSFGKMRQLESLDLSKNHLSGQIPPQFANLTFLAFLDLSNNELVGKIPTSTQISTFPNTSFEGNKGLWGPPLTVDAVLPPPISNGSSSHPNSGDEIDWDVICVEIGFTCGFGIVIGSLLFCKSWRKWYYRTMRSILFKIFPQLEQRFGNHRRHVYVNVRR